Below is a genomic region from Echinicola rosea.
TTTGTTACTTTTTTGCTTCAGGTCAAAAAAGTAACCAAAAAACCCCGCCGCTACGCCACGGCGCACAGGTGTGCAGCTATTGGGCTAAAATTAAAACCTCCCCTCATGCAGGCAAACTCCTCCTTTTCTAGCTGCCAATATTCTTTTTGGCTAGTATTTCGTCAAACAAGCCTGCCTTCTTGCCCACCCGCTATTTAATTTCTTAACGCCCAATACCTGCAAGGCGAATTCAGTTAATAAGTCCCAAAAAGGTATCGCTTCCTTATTCCGGCCCTTGGTATGCCTGTTTTCCAGCCGATGGTGGAGGCCGTTAAGAAAGTGAGTTGGCTCGCGTCGTGGAACAGCGAGGCCCACTCACTTTTAGGCCGTAGCCATCGGGTGGAAATTAAAATGGGTGAGGGATCCACGTCGCAGGGTAAATCCATGTCCCATTTTAAAGGGCATACCACCGGCCTGGATTTTTTTCTTTCTTTTTTCATCAATAGCCTGCCCCGAAGGCTTTCGGGGGAAAAAAGGAAAAGGATAAAATCCACCAGGATGATCAGGTTTCCCCAGCCAAAGTCAATCAAAAAAAGGACTTTTAGGTATATGAAAAGAAGGAAATCCCCTTAACTAAACGACATTGAATGTGGGTTTAAGCCCTCTGTCCCCAAGGACCTGTAATGGCGAGGGTAAGTCCCGCTCCTTGGATATTGACGAAGTAGGTGGATCCATCAGGGGAAAATACTCCTCCGGCAAATTCTGTCCTGAAGCCTATGTTTTCGGCCAGTTTATAGTATTCGCCTTTTGGGGTGATGCCCACGACAAATGGATGCTTATCATCCTCACAGAGCAAGAGGTCTCCCCACGGAGCGATGGCGACATTGTCGCAGCTTTTTAGGATTTCTTTGTCATTAGGCTCCGCAAATAGCTCCAAAGTGCCTGGGGTGGTATGGTCATTAGGTTTGCCTTCATTGGCTCCTGGGGTGTAGCGGAATACTTGGCCAGCGGCAATTTCCCCGCCATTGGTGCAGGCAAAATAGAGCTCACCATCACCAAACCAAATGCCTTCGCCTCTCGCAAAACAAGCTGCGCCCTGCTCAAATCCCCGATGCCTCAAATCATCTTCAGGGGCATCAATGTCCTCTAGGTCAATCCAAGAGACTTTGTAAGGATGGTTTTTTTGAAACTTCGGTGTGTCCAAGTCACTCCAGTTTCTGGTATCACGGCTTTTTTCTTCCAAGATGGCCAAGGCTTGCAATCTTCCTCCATTGTACAGTTTGCCGGGTTCGTTTGGAATAAACCGGTAAAATAATCCATCACCCCGATCTTCGGTAAGGTAAACGATGCTGGTTTTGGGATCGACAGCAACAGCTTCATGGTTAAACCTCCCCATCTCTTTGATAGGAATGGCCTTGTTTAGTTTCTTGTCGGCAGAGGCATTGACTTCGAATACATAGCCATGGTTAAGGTCTAGTCTTCCATCATATGCGCCCGTCTTGACGGTGGATTCTTCGCAGGTCAACCAGCTGTTCCAAGGGGTAATGCCTCCGGCGCAGTTTCTGACGGTGCCCGCCAAGCTCAGGAATTCATCCTCTACTTCTCCTGTTTTGGGATTGTAAACCAAGGTGGTGGTGCCTCCCAGTCCTGGCAGCTTCCCTTTACCCGTTTCATAAAACAGGTCAGCCGGAACATTTGTAAATCGCTCATTTTCTTTACCAAAAGCTCCTTTTTCAAAATCGTCAGGGCTGATTTCATGGTTTCTGACGATGAGCACTTTGCCGTTTTCACCCTTAAATGTACCCATACCATCTGGGTTGCCCGGGGTGAGTAGGCCGTCGCTCATTTCTTGTCCTATTTTGGAAATGACCTTATAAGAAAATCCCTTGGGTAGGTTAAGGATGCCTTCTGGGTCGGGAAGAAGTGCGCCATACCCGGCATTAGCGTTCATGGTATTGGCAAGGGCATTGGGCTGGACAAACTGGTAAAGTCCCATAAAGCCAACAGTGGCAATGCCGGATTTTTTTAAAAAACTCCTTCGTGATGTTTTTGATAATTGTCTCATATACTTGTTTTAAACTTTCAATTTATAGCTTTCCTCCGATGAGGGGATTAAGGAGATATTGTCTTATAGTTACCTTTTTTTGATATGCCTCGCAATGCTGCAAAGGATCAAACTAAATACTGCATCTGCGGATTTTGGGCTATAAAAAAACCTGACTTTTGGAAAGTCAGGTTCGCTTCTATGTGAAGACTTAAACTACCGAATGGCCTTGATCAGGGTAGCCATATAAACCCACTTTTGGTCCCTTGAACTGAGTCCTTCTTCCATGGCTACCAGTTGTTCCTCAGAGGCTTCCATATCCTCGTATTCCATTGAATTAAAGAACTGCATGTAATTGTCGTAGAAATTTAGCGTCATATGGGTGTATTCGGCTTCACTGCCCATGGGGACAGCTGTGCGAAGAAATTTCCAGCTCCCCATCATGTTAGCCTCTACTTTCTTTTGGTGGAAGGGCTGGTACAAATCTTCTTCTACGTGTTCATACTCGTTAAATTGACCTTCTGTGGCTTTCATGAGGTCAAAGGAGGCAAGTACGCCCGGTTTCATGTCGAAGTCATCTTTTGTTTTGGCCACCACGGTCATGTACGCGCGCATGGCCAGATCACGGTTGTTCTTGATTTTCTCGACTTCTTTAGCGATTTCGATTTCGCTCATGTCACTTGAATAGGCCCGTTTGGCATAATTGATAAAATTGTCATCGGTCATGCCGTTCATCATTTTGACAGGATCATCGTAATAGGTAATAGTGACATATTGGAAGCCACCTTGGTCAGGCCCTGACTGTAATGACCATAAATCCCAACCTTGAACATCTCCTTGTTTTACCGCTTGCTGGTAGATTTTTTCCAGGAAATCCTTGTTCTCGGAATAATCAACCATTTGGCTTGAAGATACCTTGATGAATTCTATCACCAAGTACTGTGAGCTTTCCTGCGCTACAGCGCTGCGGTACATTAAAGCGAAAACCAGAACGAAATAAAACAACTTTTTCATATTGTAGGTATTTTGGGTTCACAAAATAATTTCTTTAATCTCTTACTATTAATATAATCATTTATTTGGTGTTTGAGAAAAATTGTTGATATTTTTATGATGAAATTTTATCAGAATGTATTTGGTGTTGGGAATATTCTGATTTGTCAAAATTTATTCGATTTTGTTACGTTATTTAGAATAAACCTTTCCTAAAAAGCATGATGTGGTAAGTCATATGGAGGGGCAAGGAAGGGAGCTAAGAGAGTATTTTGACCTTTTTCGTTAAGGTTTTGGTGAGGTATTGGCTGAGAATTGATGATGTGTCGCCAACAGGCTTTACCATTTCCAGGTGTTCGATCACTTCCTCATCCGTTTCGAATTCGGTATCGCTGTCAATAAAGCCATAGGCTTTTAACACACCTTCTTCAAAATAGATAGCTGCCTGTTCACGCGGGTGGCGTCCTTTTTCACGTATCAGGAGGCGGCTTTTTTCTTGGTTGATTTCTTCCAGCCATTGTTGGACGCGGGAATTGTAGGATGAAGGAGTCTCTTTTCCACAACAAGCCCCAAGACAAGATCCAATGGAATAGTCAAAACAGGCGGAAGGTGATTTTTGTACGCTGCACAGTTTTGGACAAAGCTGGTGTTTTTCTATTTTTTCCAGCAGGTATGCCCAGGCATCATGATGGGAATGGAAGGCGAGCAGCGGTTTGGCAAAACGGTTGATCTTAGCTACTTGGAAGCGTTCGAATCCGGCTCCATCTTGGTACCGATATATTCCCCAAGGGGAGCTTTTTGCTTTTTGGGCACGGTTATATTTTGGCCAATGGCGCTTAATTTCGAGTGCTTCCAACAACAGGGCAAGGAATTCGCTGCCGGTTAATTGGAAGCTGATATCGTGGATTGCCGTTTTCATGCCCTGTTTGCCTTTCCCAGCTCCAGAAAAATGTCCCTTGAAGCGGTTACGGATATTGAGCGCTTTGCCTACGTAAATCACCTTTCCGTTGGCGTCGTGGAAGTAATAGACTCCGATATGCTCCGGTAAAGAGAGGAATTGCTCTTTGGAGATATTGGGCGGTAAAAATGCTTCTCCCGAATTTCGCTTGAGCAGTTGTTCCATGATCCCTTCTTGGTCTGGATGAACCAGTTTGGAGAACAGTTTAGCGGTGGCCTCTGCATCGCCGAAGGCACGGTGGCGGGATTTGATTTCAATGTTCTTGTGTTCACATATGCTGCCAAGGCTATAGGATCTCAGCCCCGGAAAAATTTTCCTGCTCAACCTTACCGTGCACAGTCTTGGCCGGTCAAATGCTTTTCCAATTCGTTCAAATTCGGATCGGATAAATTGGTAGTCGAAGTTGACATTGTGTGCCACAAAAATTTTATCTTCCAGAAAAGTATATAGCTCTTCGGCAATATCTTCAAAATAGGGTGCTCCCTCCACCATTGACTGGTCGATACCTGTCAAACCAGTGATGTAGCCGGGGATTTCAC
It encodes:
- a CDS encoding exonuclease domain-containing protein, whose translation is MKYAIVDIETTGGYGKRHRITEVAAVAHDGHQVLETFQTLINPDCEIPGYITGLTGIDQSMVEGAPYFEDIAEELYTFLEDKIFVAHNVNFDYQFIRSEFERIGKAFDRPRLCTVRLSRKIFPGLRSYSLGSICEHKNIEIKSRHRAFGDAEATAKLFSKLVHPDQEGIMEQLLKRNSGEAFLPPNISKEQFLSLPEHIGVYYFHDANGKVIYVGKALNIRNRFKGHFSGAGKGKQGMKTAIHDISFQLTGSEFLALLLEALEIKRHWPKYNRAQKAKSSPWGIYRYQDGAGFERFQVAKINRFAKPLLAFHSHHDAWAYLLEKIEKHQLCPKLCSVQKSPSACFDYSIGSCLGACCGKETPSSYNSRVQQWLEEINQEKSRLLIREKGRHPREQAAIYFEEGVLKAYGFIDSDTEFETDEEVIEHLEMVKPVGDTSSILSQYLTKTLTKKVKILS
- a CDS encoding alkaline phosphatase PhoX → MRQLSKTSRRSFLKKSGIATVGFMGLYQFVQPNALANTMNANAGYGALLPDPEGILNLPKGFSYKVISKIGQEMSDGLLTPGNPDGMGTFKGENGKVLIVRNHEISPDDFEKGAFGKENERFTNVPADLFYETGKGKLPGLGGTTTLVYNPKTGEVEDEFLSLAGTVRNCAGGITPWNSWLTCEESTVKTGAYDGRLDLNHGYVFEVNASADKKLNKAIPIKEMGRFNHEAVAVDPKTSIVYLTEDRGDGLFYRFIPNEPGKLYNGGRLQALAILEEKSRDTRNWSDLDTPKFQKNHPYKVSWIDLEDIDAPEDDLRHRGFEQGAACFARGEGIWFGDGELYFACTNGGEIAAGQVFRYTPGANEGKPNDHTTPGTLELFAEPNDKEILKSCDNVAIAPWGDLLLCEDDKHPFVVGITPKGEYYKLAENIGFRTEFAGGVFSPDGSTYFVNIQGAGLTLAITGPWGQRA